A genomic region of Gimesia chilikensis contains the following coding sequences:
- a CDS encoding CocE/NonD family hydrolase, with translation MPVTLRPLTYLYLFSNSSVPDNSGKLTRLLGTVCLTLIMGLSSLPSVSAAEAYDVKVLKDVMVPMRDGVKLATDVYLPARGDEAVSGPFPVIHFRTPYGKTGMGASTSRYFVRLGYVVVGQDTRGRGQSEGIWHWMSDDRDDGNDAIEWIAKQPWSNGKIGMLGCSYVGATQHLAAMSRPPHLTTIIPSNPSINHGIGATIYGGAFRLRVWKWVIGNVARGSRQSRDPELKRALEEQAAQWQHYLLNLPLRRGMTPLRIAPEYENMLIEMLEHRRNDEYWRFSNIIEYVDEHKDIPTLMVGGWYDLFSSSTTETYMALKGTKQSPTHLIMGPWKHCGHRQSHGQVDFGPDAALGILASEREWFDRWLKDADDDFGQQPPFQSPVRLFVMGTGDGHKTDDGKLFHGGYWRNEADYPLPQARPVKFYLQPGGMLSPNVPAQETASTTFEFDPRNPVPTVGGCVVGSNTLMVDGAWNQWGGKHTWSWPVSLPLSARNDVLVFMTPPLEQDVEVVGPIRVKLWASSSAVDTDFTAKLIDVYPSSSDFPTGFDLIMGDGIIRARYRDSDKTETFMTPGETYKFNIKLDPCANRFKKGHRIRVDISSSNFPRFDVNPNTGEPANDYRRKVTATNTIFHDSQYPSHIVLPVVPVKNSQE, from the coding sequence ATGCCAGTGACGCTCCGGCCCTTAACCTACCTCTACCTGTTTTCAAACAGCAGCGTCCCAGACAACAGCGGTAAACTCACACGCCTTTTGGGAACCGTCTGCCTGACGCTGATTATGGGGTTGAGTTCGCTCCCCTCTGTGTCCGCAGCTGAAGCATACGATGTAAAGGTGCTGAAGGATGTGATGGTCCCCATGCGGGATGGCGTCAAGCTGGCCACCGATGTCTATCTGCCAGCCCGGGGAGATGAAGCGGTCTCAGGACCATTCCCCGTGATCCATTTCCGCACCCCCTATGGAAAGACGGGGATGGGCGCCAGCACATCCAGATATTTTGTACGACTGGGCTATGTCGTCGTCGGACAGGATACGCGAGGTCGCGGCCAGTCGGAAGGAATCTGGCACTGGATGAGCGACGACCGGGACGACGGTAATGACGCCATCGAATGGATCGCAAAGCAACCCTGGTCAAACGGCAAGATCGGAATGCTGGGCTGTTCCTACGTGGGTGCAACCCAGCATCTGGCGGCGATGTCCCGCCCGCCACACCTGACTACGATCATCCCCTCCAATCCCTCAATCAACCACGGCATTGGTGCCACGATTTACGGCGGTGCATTCCGCTTGCGGGTCTGGAAATGGGTCATCGGCAATGTCGCCCGCGGTAGTCGTCAGTCGCGTGATCCCGAATTGAAACGGGCACTGGAGGAACAGGCGGCGCAATGGCAGCACTATCTGCTCAATCTGCCTCTCCGCAGGGGAATGACGCCGCTACGAATCGCCCCCGAGTACGAAAACATGCTGATCGAAATGCTGGAACATCGACGGAACGACGAATACTGGCGATTCAGCAACATCATCGAATACGTCGACGAGCACAAAGACATTCCGACCTTGATGGTAGGTGGCTGGTATGACCTCTTCAGCAGTAGCACCACCGAAACATACATGGCTTTGAAGGGCACCAAACAATCGCCAACTCATTTGATCATGGGCCCCTGGAAACACTGTGGACATCGGCAGTCACACGGTCAGGTGGACTTCGGTCCGGATGCTGCTTTGGGCATACTGGCCAGTGAACGTGAGTGGTTTGATCGCTGGCTGAAAGATGCTGATGATGACTTCGGTCAACAGCCCCCTTTTCAAAGTCCGGTGCGTCTGTTCGTGATGGGAACCGGCGATGGCCATAAAACCGACGACGGGAAACTCTTTCACGGAGGTTACTGGCGAAATGAGGCGGACTATCCCCTGCCACAAGCCCGGCCTGTGAAGTTCTATCTGCAACCCGGTGGGATGCTCTCTCCCAATGTCCCCGCACAGGAAACCGCTTCTACCACGTTTGAATTTGATCCGCGTAACCCGGTTCCAACGGTCGGCGGTTGTGTGGTCGGTTCCAATACGCTGATGGTGGATGGTGCCTGGAATCAATGGGGTGGCAAGCACACTTGGAGCTGGCCCGTTTCTCTGCCACTCTCTGCCCGCAACGATGTGCTGGTCTTCATGACGCCTCCGCTGGAGCAGGATGTCGAAGTTGTCGGCCCCATCCGCGTCAAGTTGTGGGCCTCCTCGTCAGCCGTCGACACCGATTTTACAGCCAAACTGATCGACGTGTATCCCTCCAGTTCTGATTTTCCGACGGGCTTTGATCTGATCATGGGAGACGGCATCATCCGAGCCCGCTATCGTGATTCGGATAAAACAGAAACCTTCATGACGCCGGGAGAAACTTACAAGTTCAACATCAAACTCGATCCCTGCGCGAACCGTTTCAAGAAAGGACATCGCATTCGCGTGGACATCTCCAGCAGTAACTTTCCCCGGTTCGATGTGAATCCCAATACGGGAGAACCAGCCAACGACTATCGCCGCAAAGTCACCGCAACCAATACCATCTTTCACGACAGCCAGTATCCCTCGCACATTGTCCTGCCGGTGGTCCCTGTTAAAAATTCACAGGAGTGA
- a CDS encoding SGNH/GDSL hydrolase family protein encodes MSDQRARIVSPRLLLLTFSCLLASGVSGIVAAAEESQPAKQFQRILFLGNSITLHGPAPKIGWKGNWGMAASGPEKDYVHLVTKALTKSPSEKPQTMVKNIATFERNYADYNLKEHLQDAFSFKPDLVILAIGENVPQLKSDAEQTRFKSSVDELLKLVQSESQPTIIVRSSFWSNPAKDTALKSACAQAGGTFVDISKLGKNEANYARAERKFEHAGVAAHPGDQGMQAIADAIVKAAKP; translated from the coding sequence ATGTCAGATCAGCGCGCCCGCATCGTTTCGCCTCGACTTTTACTGCTCACGTTCAGTTGCCTTCTCGCCAGCGGAGTCTCGGGAATCGTTGCCGCTGCGGAAGAATCACAGCCCGCAAAGCAGTTCCAGAGAATCCTGTTTCTGGGGAACAGTATCACCCTGCATGGTCCTGCTCCCAAGATTGGCTGGAAGGGCAACTGGGGAATGGCGGCCAGCGGTCCCGAGAAAGACTATGTGCATCTGGTGACCAAAGCACTGACGAAGTCTCCATCCGAAAAACCGCAAACGATGGTGAAAAACATCGCCACGTTTGAAAGAAACTATGCAGACTACAATCTCAAGGAACACCTGCAGGATGCGTTCTCATTCAAACCGGACCTGGTGATCCTCGCGATTGGTGAAAATGTCCCACAGCTGAAATCAGATGCGGAACAGACCCGCTTCAAAAGCAGCGTAGATGAGTTGCTGAAACTGGTGCAGTCAGAGAGCCAGCCCACGATTATTGTCCGCAGCAGCTTCTGGTCTAATCCCGCCAAAGACACGGCATTGAAATCAGCCTGTGCACAGGCCGGCGGCACCTTTGTCGATATCAGCAAACTTGGTAAGAACGAAGCGAATTACGCCCGCGCAGAGCGAAAATTTGAACACGCCGGTGTGGCAGCCCATCCGGGTGACCAGGGAATGCAGGCGATCGCGGATGCCATCGTGAAAGCAGCGAAACCGTAG
- a CDS encoding fumarylacetoacetate hydrolase family protein, protein MRLCRYQLDNQIACGFYTEDSVLPLSAAADLAGVEIDESEGLIPFLPGGAQREMILVIEQQLKQSMDEELFPMSIMLEDVQLLVPVPEPSKLLLLAGNYSKHIEEGGGKAEERQKTFPYVFMKPPTTTLTHPGQPVKIPAVSPDHIDWELELGIVIGKSCKGVSEAEALDYVAGYTVINDISDRKFRPNPERTQREKDGFFDWLHGKWHDTFCPMGPCVTPACDIEDPQQLKMKLSVNGEVEQDSSTAEMIFPVAAIVEFISSFVQLEPGDVISTGTPSGVGASKNKFLKPGDEMQAEIEGIGVLQNPVV, encoded by the coding sequence ATGAGACTGTGTCGCTATCAGTTAGATAACCAGATTGCCTGCGGTTTTTATACAGAAGATTCCGTTCTGCCCCTGAGTGCTGCAGCGGACCTGGCGGGCGTCGAGATTGATGAATCTGAGGGACTGATTCCCTTTCTCCCCGGCGGGGCACAGCGGGAAATGATCCTGGTGATCGAGCAGCAGTTGAAGCAGTCCATGGATGAAGAACTCTTTCCGATGTCGATCATGCTGGAAGATGTGCAGTTGCTCGTGCCCGTGCCTGAGCCTTCCAAGCTGCTGCTTCTGGCTGGGAATTATTCAAAACACATCGAAGAAGGGGGCGGCAAAGCCGAAGAGCGTCAGAAGACGTTCCCCTATGTGTTCATGAAGCCTCCAACGACGACTCTCACTCATCCGGGACAGCCGGTGAAAATTCCTGCTGTCTCACCCGATCATATTGACTGGGAACTGGAACTGGGGATTGTGATCGGGAAATCCTGTAAGGGAGTCTCAGAAGCAGAGGCCCTCGATTACGTGGCCGGCTATACCGTGATCAATGATATCTCCGACCGCAAGTTCCGTCCCAACCCGGAGCGGACCCAGCGGGAAAAGGACGGCTTCTTCGACTGGTTACACGGTAAGTGGCACGATACCTTCTGCCCGATGGGCCCCTGTGTCACTCCGGCCTGTGATATTGAAGATCCACAGCAGCTCAAAATGAAACTCTCCGTCAATGGAGAGGTGGAGCAGGATTCGTCTACCGCAGAGATGATCTTTCCCGTGGCAGCGATCGTTGAATTTATTTCCAGCTTTGTACAACTGGAACCGGGTGATGTTATTTCCACCGGAACGCCCAGCGGCGTTGGTGCCTCGAAGAATAAATTCCTCAAACCTGGGGATGAGATGCAAGCCGAGATTGAAGGAATTGGTGTCCTGCAAAACCCTGTTGTTTAA
- a CDS encoding ABC transporter permease, which translates to MNSVIQLAQLTRDFGTLRAVDQVSFEVERGAIFGLLGPNGSGKSTIIRMLCGVLEPTGGGAQVLGYDVSTEAELIKRRIGYMSQSFSLYADLSVRENIEFYGRIYGLSPEKLEQRFEEIIELTSLGDRLDQLAGNLSGGWKQRLALGCALIHEPELLFLDEPTAGIDPVARRDLWDLLFELAGQGVTLFVTTHYMDEAERCSDVGYIYNSRLIVCGKPEELKQLSSVTPPGSARWEIDIPHPATWLGTYREMDGVHDATLFGQTIHVLADQSLTEHDFINRIPESQGIVQVRPITPSLEDVFVTLSRAEGLNHDEEASTESVPEATTPQSSAPQTETSDALTEPQHAPEKLSGDTKARSKQTPHFRQKLLAGFWAILVKEFSHIRREPSTLLFAFAVPVLQTLIFGFAIDTQIENIPTVIFDLDGRSSARELREAFANTRTFMIIERVYDHDAFRRAFESGRAKVGVVIPPDYSDRLLKGEQVSVQVLIDGSDSQVATTALNASSLLGFNFSTNITKQFAETLNVVPSRDAEGKVALPVEIRPRLLYNPDLDSSHFFVPGLVGIILQLVTLFLTSFAIVRERELGTLEQLFVTPVSKSGLMLGKLVPYAMIGFVETLIVLTVMVFLFGVPIHGNLWELLTLSLLFLICGLGLGMLVSTIAQTQLQAVQFAFLIMLPSVLLSGFMFPRSQMPLPIYLFTFIIPVTYFLEILRGIVLRGAGITDLLPYVTGLSLCCVVILAVSLKRFQKQLT; encoded by the coding sequence ATGAACTCGGTGATTCAGCTTGCTCAGCTGACGCGTGACTTTGGTACTCTGCGGGCCGTTGATCAGGTGAGCTTTGAAGTTGAACGGGGAGCGATCTTCGGCCTGCTGGGACCGAATGGCAGCGGTAAGTCTACGATCATCCGCATGTTGTGTGGCGTTCTGGAACCAACGGGCGGCGGAGCACAGGTTCTGGGATATGACGTGAGTACCGAAGCCGAGCTGATCAAACGCCGGATTGGCTACATGTCTCAAAGCTTCAGTCTCTATGCCGACTTGAGCGTCCGGGAGAACATCGAATTCTACGGTCGAATCTACGGATTGAGTCCCGAGAAACTGGAACAGCGGTTTGAGGAGATCATTGAGTTGACTTCTCTGGGAGACCGACTGGATCAGCTGGCGGGGAATTTATCCGGAGGTTGGAAGCAGCGTCTGGCTCTGGGCTGTGCTCTGATTCATGAACCGGAATTGCTGTTTCTGGATGAACCGACGGCTGGGATTGACCCGGTTGCCCGCCGCGATTTGTGGGACCTGCTCTTTGAACTGGCGGGGCAGGGGGTGACCCTGTTTGTGACCACACATTACATGGATGAAGCCGAACGTTGCAGCGATGTGGGCTATATTTATAATTCGCGACTGATTGTCTGTGGTAAGCCGGAAGAGCTGAAACAGTTATCCAGCGTGACTCCCCCCGGATCGGCGCGCTGGGAAATCGATATTCCTCATCCAGCGACATGGTTGGGTACCTATCGCGAAATGGACGGGGTGCACGACGCCACTCTGTTTGGTCAAACAATTCATGTGCTCGCGGATCAGAGTCTGACAGAACACGATTTCATTAACCGCATTCCAGAATCGCAGGGCATCGTTCAAGTCAGACCAATCACACCTTCACTCGAAGATGTGTTTGTGACCCTGAGCCGGGCGGAGGGATTGAATCATGACGAAGAAGCTAGCACGGAGAGTGTACCGGAGGCAACCACACCCCAGTCATCCGCACCACAGACAGAGACGAGTGACGCGCTGACTGAGCCACAACATGCTCCAGAGAAATTATCAGGTGATACTAAAGCCCGCAGCAAGCAGACGCCCCATTTCAGGCAGAAGCTGCTGGCGGGGTTCTGGGCCATTCTGGTTAAGGAATTTTCGCATATCAGACGTGAACCGTCGACGCTGCTGTTCGCCTTTGCCGTCCCGGTATTACAGACCCTGATCTTCGGCTTTGCGATCGACACCCAGATTGAAAACATACCGACGGTCATCTTTGATCTGGACGGTCGCTCCAGTGCGCGCGAGCTCCGCGAGGCGTTCGCGAACACACGTACTTTTATGATCATTGAACGCGTTTATGATCATGATGCCTTCCGTCGTGCCTTCGAGTCTGGCAGGGCCAAGGTGGGGGTTGTCATTCCGCCCGATTATTCCGATCGTCTGCTCAAGGGGGAGCAGGTCTCGGTTCAGGTATTAATTGATGGCAGCGATTCCCAGGTCGCAACGACGGCGCTCAATGCTTCCAGCCTGCTCGGGTTTAATTTCTCGACCAACATTACAAAACAGTTTGCCGAGACACTGAATGTTGTGCCCTCTCGCGATGCCGAAGGGAAGGTCGCGCTCCCGGTGGAGATCCGACCGCGGTTGCTCTACAACCCGGATCTGGATAGCTCACATTTCTTCGTGCCTGGTCTGGTTGGAATTATTCTGCAACTGGTGACCCTGTTCCTGACTTCGTTTGCCATCGTCCGCGAACGGGAACTGGGGACCCTGGAGCAGCTGTTTGTGACGCCGGTCAGCAAGTCCGGTTTGATGCTGGGAAAACTGGTCCCCTATGCGATGATCGGATTTGTGGAAACCCTGATTGTGTTGACGGTGATGGTCTTCCTGTTCGGCGTGCCGATACATGGTAATCTCTGGGAACTGCTGACACTTTCGCTGCTGTTCCTGATTTGTGGCCTCGGGCTGGGGATGCTGGTCTCCACCATCGCGCAGACGCAGTTGCAGGCGGTGCAGTTTGCGTTTCTGATCATGCTGCCTTCGGTGCTGCTTTCGGGATTCATGTTCCCCCGTTCCCAGATGCCGCTGCCGATTTACCTGTTTACCTTCATCATTCCCGTAACTTATTTCCTGGAGATCTTAAGAGGCATTGTCCTGCGGGGGGCAGGGATCACGGATCTGCTCCCGTACGTCACCGGGCTCAGTCTCTGTTGCGTGGTCATCCTGGCTGTGAGTTTAAAGAGATTTCAGAAGCAGCTAACATAA
- a CDS encoding HlyD family secretion protein, whose product MKKILGLIGLGVILILALVMSQNRYEPLKVSGFIEADDIRPGSRVGGRVKQVLIEEGRQVSRGELLIELEPYDLLERKAEAEAALAEAKAYHSKLVAGFRPEEIAEAAAKVDQLKAHLTQLVNGPRPQEIETAVAELRLADAQFRLAQAQQARIETLFAEKTASQDELDTANTEFQVAAARKSVKEQALELLKEGTRKEEIDAARAGLKQAEDAWQLMKNGSRREDIEQAAAAVKKTEATLQTIEKQISELKIISPADGVVEAVDLEPGDLVGSNSPVISILDLNHLWVRCYVPENHLDIRIDQRVKVTIDSYPDRSFEGVISFVSRQAEFVPRNVQTPEERSKQVFRVKVRLQNEERLLRPGMAADVWLDQRGDRS is encoded by the coding sequence TTGAAGAAAATTCTGGGACTGATTGGATTGGGAGTGATTCTGATCCTGGCCCTCGTCATGAGCCAGAATCGCTATGAGCCCTTAAAGGTCTCCGGGTTCATTGAGGCGGATGATATTCGACCCGGTTCCCGAGTGGGGGGGAGAGTCAAACAGGTTCTGATTGAAGAGGGACGACAGGTCAGCAGGGGGGAACTGCTGATTGAACTGGAGCCATATGATCTGCTGGAACGAAAGGCCGAGGCCGAAGCGGCCCTGGCGGAAGCGAAGGCATACCACAGTAAACTCGTAGCCGGCTTTCGCCCGGAGGAAATCGCTGAAGCGGCTGCAAAGGTCGATCAGCTTAAAGCGCATCTCACACAGCTGGTGAATGGACCACGCCCCCAGGAAATTGAAACCGCCGTCGCTGAACTCAGACTGGCCGATGCCCAGTTTCGACTGGCGCAGGCGCAGCAGGCCCGCATTGAAACTCTGTTTGCTGAAAAAACCGCTTCCCAGGACGAACTGGATACCGCCAACACGGAATTCCAGGTGGCAGCCGCCAGAAAATCGGTCAAAGAGCAGGCACTGGAACTGCTCAAAGAGGGGACCCGCAAAGAGGAGATCGACGCAGCACGGGCAGGACTGAAGCAGGCAGAGGATGCCTGGCAGTTGATGAAAAACGGAAGTCGCCGGGAAGATATCGAACAGGCGGCGGCGGCAGTGAAAAAAACAGAAGCAACCCTGCAGACAATTGAAAAGCAGATTAGCGAGCTGAAAATCATTTCGCCTGCGGACGGGGTCGTCGAAGCGGTCGACCTGGAACCGGGTGATCTGGTGGGAAGCAACTCGCCGGTCATTTCCATACTGGATCTGAATCACCTCTGGGTTCGTTGTTACGTTCCTGAAAACCATCTGGATATTCGCATTGATCAGCGGGTTAAGGTCACCATCGACAGTTATCCGGATCGCAGCTTCGAAGGTGTCATTTCATTCGTTTCTCGTCAGGCTGAGTTTGTACCTCGTAACGTGCAGACACCCGAAGAGCGGTCCAAGCAGGTCTTTCGCGTGAAAGTCAGGCTGCAGAATGAAGAACGCCTGCTCCGTCCCGGGATGGCGGCTGATGTCTGGCTGGATCAACGGGGAGACCGCTCATGA
- a CDS encoding type II secretion system protein encodes MRRGFTLIELMVAIATIAVLIALLLPEIQKAQDASLQSKQKSGPYWVYREYEYAGGPVITEISGTYKHSLQEILDMYAINLKQQQKAHADELMAEETGEEPVSAPKVVALASAPTQDITEVNDTVPHDPNLVEYDHVEMTKEEKIEKAKRALKNFKYDLSQNTASLVARRNLAEAIELLKQDLKRLEAEP; translated from the coding sequence ATGAGAAGAGGATTCACACTAATCGAATTGATGGTCGCTATCGCAACGATAGCTGTTCTGATCGCACTACTTTTACCAGAGATTCAGAAGGCACAGGATGCCTCCCTGCAAAGTAAACAGAAATCGGGCCCCTATTGGGTATACCGCGAATACGAATACGCGGGTGGTCCGGTAATCACCGAAATTTCGGGAACCTATAAACACTCCCTCCAGGAAATCCTGGACATGTACGCTATCAATCTGAAACAACAGCAGAAAGCTCATGCAGATGAACTGATGGCCGAAGAAACAGGTGAAGAGCCTGTATCTGCTCCAAAAGTAGTTGCCCTGGCATCTGCTCCCACTCAGGACATCACAGAAGTCAATGACACTGTGCCACATGATCCTAATCTGGTCGAATACGATCACGTAGAGATGACCAAAGAGGAAAAGATTGAGAAAGCAAAACGAGCTTTAAAGAACTTTAAATATGATCTGTCTCAGAACACCGCCTCACTGGTCGCACGCCGGAATCTGGCAGAAGCGATCGAGCTGCTGAAGCAGGATCTGAAACGCCTGGAAGCTGAACCCTAA
- a CDS encoding OmpA/MotB family protein has translation MYRSQQLYDQNMELAMQRDQFQQSASLLQQERDQLAMRAQTLESNLNIANKRLDNLNAERSEMQQRYVSLMKQAKGQPSPLDGEATRRFQELADKYPDFEFDPHTGVSKFHSDILFSSGSDQLKPSAREILNQFAAIMNDGNAKRLNVLVVGHTDDKPISKAATQRHHPTNWHLSTNRANSVVLSLSKFGVKQERMGAAGYSMFQPVVPNANDSARQKNRRVEIFVLAPDAVVAGWDPNPTLLN, from the coding sequence ATGTATCGCTCACAGCAACTCTATGATCAGAACATGGAGTTGGCCATGCAGCGTGATCAGTTCCAGCAGTCTGCATCTCTGTTGCAGCAGGAACGCGATCAGCTGGCCATGCGGGCGCAGACGCTGGAATCGAACCTCAACATTGCTAATAAGCGGCTCGACAATCTGAATGCAGAACGTTCAGAAATGCAACAGCGTTATGTCAGTCTCATGAAGCAGGCCAAAGGACAGCCCAGCCCACTGGATGGCGAAGCCACTCGTCGCTTCCAGGAACTGGCTGATAAATATCCTGACTTCGAATTCGATCCGCATACTGGCGTCAGTAAATTCCATTCTGACATCCTGTTTTCCTCAGGTAGCGATCAGCTCAAACCTTCGGCCAGAGAGATCCTCAACCAGTTTGCAGCCATCATGAACGATGGGAATGCGAAACGTCTGAACGTTCTGGTTGTCGGTCATACCGATGACAAACCGATCTCCAAAGCAGCCACACAGCGACATCATCCGACCAACTGGCACCTGTCTACCAACCGAGCTAACTCAGTCGTCCTCTCACTCTCGAAATTTGGAGTCAAGCAGGAACGCATGGGAGCCGCCGGTTACAGTATGTTCCAGCCGGTCGTACCGAATGCCAACGATTCCGCCCGGCAGAAAAACCGCCGTGTTGAGATCTTTGTGCTCGCTCCGGATGCCGTCGTTGCCGGCTGGGATCCGAATCCGACACTGTTAAACTAG
- a CDS encoding MarC family protein → MWENILKDFIYLWAVIDPVGSIPVFIAVTTGTSRAVQRKIALRAIITAALVLILFIVGGQLLLEQLDIPLAAFQIAGGLVLFLFALTMIFGESKPEAEIEESNRANYHQNKAVFPLAIPSIASPGAMMAVVLITDNHRFHVGEQLLATVTMLAVLIITYGFLLLAGPIQKAIGDAGASIVSRISGLILASVAVDSVLSGIKSYFAL, encoded by the coding sequence ATGTGGGAAAACATTCTCAAGGATTTTATCTACCTCTGGGCGGTTATCGATCCTGTGGGGAGTATTCCGGTTTTTATCGCCGTGACTACGGGGACCAGTAGAGCGGTGCAACGTAAAATCGCGTTGCGTGCCATCATTACTGCGGCACTCGTACTGATTCTGTTTATTGTCGGCGGTCAGCTGTTGCTGGAGCAGTTGGATATTCCCCTCGCCGCATTTCAGATTGCCGGTGGGTTGGTCCTGTTTCTGTTTGCCCTGACGATGATCTTTGGTGAGAGTAAGCCGGAGGCGGAGATCGAAGAATCGAATCGTGCGAACTATCACCAGAATAAAGCGGTTTTTCCACTGGCGATTCCTTCGATTGCTTCTCCCGGAGCAATGATGGCAGTGGTGCTGATCACGGACAATCACCGGTTTCATGTAGGCGAACAGCTTCTCGCTACGGTTACAATGCTGGCTGTCCTGATCATTACCTACGGGTTTCTCTTACTGGCCGGACCAATACAGAAAGCGATTGGTGATGCCGGGGCGAGTATTGTGAGCCGGATCAGTGGGCTCATTCTGGCCTCAGTGGCCGTCGACAGCGTATTGAGTGGAATCAAAAGCTACTTTGCTCTGTAA
- a CDS encoding sulfatase: protein MLRPLVLACLFCWMPGLLTPLFAAPERPNIVLFFIDDLGWRDVGYMGSDFYETPHIDQLAQESMRFSSAYAAAPNCAPSRACLMSGQYTPRHGVYTVGDPARGNDRYRKLIPAKNNVVLADRFVTIAETLSQAGYQCASIGKWHLGKSPRSQGFQVNIAGNQSGSPRGGYFSPYRNPQLSNGDPGEFLTDRLTAEACNFIKDNAESPFFLYLTHYAVHTPLQAKEEYKKHFEDKPAGKLHQHTTYAAMVKSMDDSIGRVLQALKEQNLEENTVVVFTSDNGGYGPATTMKPLRGSKGMLYEGGIRVPLLIKWPGVTQAGSSSEEPVINLDLYPTFLDLTEIPVPQDYPLDGESLVPLLKDPQSSLKKRSLFWHFPAYLQKYQGMQQRFRTTPVSVIRQGDWKLLEFFEDGHRELYNTRSDIGETMNLINSQPEKAAVLTNELHRWQKQVKAAIPSEPNPHYQQDN, encoded by the coding sequence ATGCTTCGCCCGCTGGTTCTTGCCTGCCTGTTCTGCTGGATGCCTGGTCTGCTCACGCCGCTCTTTGCTGCTCCTGAGAGACCGAATATAGTTTTATTTTTTATCGACGACCTGGGCTGGCGTGACGTCGGCTACATGGGGAGCGACTTCTACGAAACACCCCATATCGACCAGCTTGCACAGGAATCAATGCGATTCTCTTCGGCTTATGCAGCAGCGCCGAACTGTGCACCGAGTCGAGCCTGTCTGATGTCAGGACAATACACGCCGCGACATGGCGTTTACACGGTCGGCGATCCGGCACGCGGTAATGACCGCTATCGCAAGCTCATACCCGCTAAAAATAATGTCGTACTCGCAGATCGATTTGTGACAATTGCAGAGACACTTTCTCAAGCAGGTTACCAGTGTGCCAGCATCGGCAAGTGGCATCTCGGGAAGTCACCGCGTTCTCAGGGATTTCAGGTGAATATTGCCGGGAATCAGTCGGGTAGCCCGCGGGGTGGTTACTTCAGTCCCTATCGCAATCCGCAACTCTCCAATGGTGATCCAGGGGAATTCCTGACAGATCGACTGACCGCTGAAGCCTGCAACTTCATTAAAGACAACGCAGAATCTCCCTTTTTCCTGTACCTCACACATTATGCTGTGCACACACCACTGCAGGCCAAAGAGGAATATAAGAAACATTTTGAAGACAAACCTGCAGGCAAGCTGCATCAGCATACAACTTATGCGGCGATGGTGAAAAGCATGGATGACAGTATCGGTCGTGTTCTTCAGGCTCTGAAAGAACAAAACTTGGAAGAGAACACGGTCGTCGTCTTCACTTCGGACAATGGTGGTTATGGTCCCGCGACCACGATGAAACCTCTCCGCGGTTCCAAAGGGATGTTGTATGAGGGCGGCATCCGTGTACCGCTGCTGATTAAGTGGCCCGGCGTGACACAGGCGGGAAGCTCCAGTGAAGAACCAGTGATCAATCTGGATCTCTACCCGACTTTTCTGGATCTGACGGAGATTCCGGTTCCGCAAGATTATCCGTTAGACGGCGAAAGTCTGGTCCCCCTGTTGAAAGATCCACAAAGCAGCCTGAAAAAACGGTCTCTGTTCTGGCACTTTCCGGCTTATCTGCAAAAATACCAGGGCATGCAGCAGCGATTTCGTACAACGCCAGTCTCGGTCATCCGACAGGGAGACTGGAAGCTGCTCGAGTTTTTTGAAGACGGGCATCGGGAGCTATATAACACCCGCAGTGACATCGGCGAAACTATGAACCTGATTAACAGCCAGCCGGAAAAAGCAGCAGTTCTCACAAACGAACTGCATCGCTGGCAGAAACAGGTCAAAGCGGCGATTCCTTCCGAACCCAACCCGCACTATCAACAGGATAACTGA